Proteins co-encoded in one Desulfitobacterium hafniense DCB-2 genomic window:
- a CDS encoding UDP-N-acetylmuramoyl-L-alanyl-D-glutamate--2,6-diaminopimelate ligase — protein sequence MRVKSVRKRLSEIASGIEIVNHVGDQDTLIQGMVMDSRQVQPGDLYACVPGMNVDGHDFAAQAIAQGAAALLVERILPLDIPQLQVKKVREVMGNLAANLYDHPAAKLEVVGVTGTNGKTTITYLVESIAAGEGKKVGLIGTLGARIAGRELPGNRTTPEAIDLQKLLKEMVDEGVQLAVMEVSSHALVFGRVTGCEFDAGIFSNLTQDHLDYHKTMEEYLQAKAQLFSGLTGVKEPKVGVVNGDDPAAETLIRLSAAPVVTYGVNADLLDYRAEDILLTADGVKFTVRFKGEAEQVEYSTPGMFSVYNALAAFAWGVESGRSPGQVREALAAVQGVPGRFESVRMGQPFQIIVDYAHTPDGLENVCRTAQEFTQGRLITVFGCGGDRDKGKRPQMGAIAEELSDHVIVTSDNPRTEDPRQIIRDILEGIEGIDYTANVNRREAIECACLLAKEGDTVLIAGKGHEDYQIIGKDVFPFDDREVAREALRRLGYVG from the coding sequence ATGAGGGTGAAGTCTGTTCGCAAAAGACTCTCAGAGATTGCATCCGGAATTGAAATTGTGAATCATGTTGGAGATCAAGATACTCTGATCCAGGGGATGGTTATGGATTCCCGCCAGGTTCAGCCCGGAGACCTCTATGCCTGTGTACCCGGAATGAATGTGGACGGCCATGACTTTGCAGCCCAAGCCATTGCTCAAGGAGCAGCTGCCTTACTGGTGGAACGGATTCTCCCTCTTGATATTCCTCAGCTCCAAGTGAAGAAGGTGCGGGAGGTTATGGGAAATCTTGCAGCCAACCTCTATGATCATCCTGCCGCTAAATTGGAAGTGGTGGGGGTAACCGGTACCAATGGGAAAACCACCATTACCTATCTTGTGGAGAGTATTGCTGCAGGGGAAGGTAAGAAGGTGGGTTTAATCGGCACTTTAGGAGCCCGCATCGCGGGCAGGGAACTGCCGGGAAACCGGACCACCCCGGAGGCCATTGATCTCCAGAAGCTGCTCAAGGAAATGGTGGATGAAGGGGTGCAATTGGCTGTCATGGAAGTCTCTTCCCATGCCTTGGTTTTCGGGCGGGTAACAGGATGCGAATTTGACGCAGGTATTTTCAGCAATTTGACACAAGATCATTTGGATTATCATAAAACAATGGAGGAGTACCTCCAGGCGAAAGCCCAACTTTTCAGCGGTCTTACCGGGGTTAAAGAACCTAAGGTGGGGGTTGTTAACGGGGATGATCCGGCTGCAGAGACCTTGATCCGGCTTTCCGCCGCCCCTGTGGTGACCTATGGCGTTAACGCCGATCTTCTGGATTATCGGGCAGAAGATATCCTGCTGACTGCCGATGGCGTGAAATTCACGGTTCGTTTTAAGGGCGAAGCAGAGCAGGTGGAATACTCAACCCCGGGCATGTTCAGCGTGTATAACGCTCTGGCGGCTTTTGCCTGGGGGGTGGAGAGCGGAAGAAGCCCGGGGCAGGTTCGTGAAGCCCTGGCAGCGGTTCAGGGGGTTCCGGGACGCTTTGAAAGCGTGCGGATGGGGCAGCCCTTTCAGATCATCGTCGATTATGCTCATACTCCTGATGGACTGGAGAATGTTTGCCGAACAGCTCAGGAGTTTACCCAAGGACGTCTGATTACGGTCTTTGGCTGCGGCGGGGATCGGGATAAAGGAAAAAGGCCCCAGATGGGAGCCATTGCCGAGGAACTCAGCGATCATGTGATCGTTACTTCAGATAATCCCCGTACCGAGGATCCCCGGCAGATCATCCGGGACATTCTGGAGGGTATCGAGGGAATCGATTATACTGCTAATGTGAACCGCCGGGAGGCGATTGAATGTGCCTGCCTGCTGGCCAAGGAAGGGGATACGGTGCTGATTGCCGGAAAAGGCCATGAGGACTATCAGATCATCGGCAAGGATGTGTTCCCCTTTGATGATCGGGAAGTAGCCCGGGAAGCCTTAAGGAGGCTCGGTTATGTGGGATAG
- a CDS encoding stage V sporulation protein D has translation MSPYVVMRKRIAFLFFCVSAFLVVLIVRLAFVQLAQGAILSDKADESHYRGVPVAAKRGNIEDRNGEVLAMSVSTETVYAVPAQVRSSGRAEEIAHALSGLLEMGPEQVMERITKRSALEYVKKRVTAEVAAQVRALELPGIGITEDSVRYYPNSTLAAHIIGFAGIDNQGLEGIELTRDSELNGVPGAVLTEFAANGIPLPFANQMYVSPKNGNTVRLTIDKNIQAFAERELQKLMSGQGDNMNGQVPKSGTILVMDPNTGQVLALASAPTYDPNYYNNYDQSTRRNIAIQNGYEPGSTFKIITLAAALEEKKISPQEGFFDPGGVTILGKTVHCWKRGGHGSQTFTQVVENSCNPGFVAMGQRLGMDKFYKYLHDFGFGQKTGIEMSGEAVGILAGKKRATALDLATMSIGQTNNVTAIQLLTAVSAVANGGNLMKPQLVKEIVGPSGNVVESFEPQDVRRVISEGTSKTARQMLESVVTNGTGYRAFLPGYRVAGKTGTAQKVANGAYIQGEYIASFIAFAPADNPQLAILCVIDGVPFYGGSVAAPPVRGVLQDSLKYLGVEMDLKAPLTLGKPRLDMQIPPVKKAATVPSVLGLTLAEAEKSLRQAGFTVLTEGSGTVVQDQIPHGDSKVEEGSSVLLYLGSEAGAPTSGNWWAVEEEVDIDIETMLQMPWRQPLSQ, from the coding sequence CGGGGAGTTCCTGTAGCAGCCAAAAGGGGAAATATTGAGGATCGCAACGGGGAGGTGCTGGCCATGAGTGTCAGTACCGAGACTGTCTATGCGGTGCCTGCCCAAGTTCGCTCCTCCGGCAGAGCGGAGGAGATCGCCCATGCTTTGTCCGGCCTCTTGGAGATGGGACCGGAGCAGGTTATGGAAAGAATAACCAAGCGATCGGCTTTGGAATATGTCAAGAAAAGGGTGACGGCAGAGGTGGCGGCTCAAGTCCGGGCCTTAGAGCTGCCTGGGATTGGGATTACTGAGGATAGTGTGCGTTATTACCCCAACAGCACCTTAGCTGCACATATTATTGGCTTTGCGGGGATTGACAACCAGGGGTTAGAAGGAATAGAGTTGACTAGGGATTCCGAGTTGAACGGAGTCCCGGGTGCCGTATTGACAGAGTTTGCTGCCAATGGTATCCCTTTGCCCTTTGCCAATCAAATGTATGTTTCCCCGAAGAATGGCAATACGGTGCGTCTGACCATTGATAAAAATATTCAGGCTTTTGCGGAGCGGGAACTGCAGAAGCTGATGTCCGGCCAAGGGGATAATATGAATGGGCAGGTCCCCAAGAGCGGCACCATCCTGGTTATGGATCCCAATACCGGGCAGGTCTTGGCTCTTGCTTCGGCGCCTACCTATGATCCTAATTATTACAACAACTATGATCAGAGTACCCGGCGCAATATAGCGATTCAAAACGGCTATGAACCAGGTTCCACTTTTAAGATTATCACGTTGGCGGCTGCCCTTGAGGAAAAGAAGATCAGTCCTCAGGAAGGTTTTTTTGATCCGGGAGGAGTGACCATCCTGGGTAAAACCGTTCATTGCTGGAAGCGTGGGGGCCATGGCAGCCAGACCTTCACTCAGGTCGTGGAAAACTCCTGCAACCCAGGGTTTGTCGCCATGGGCCAGCGCCTGGGTATGGATAAATTCTATAAATACCTCCATGACTTCGGTTTTGGTCAGAAAACGGGAATCGAAATGTCCGGTGAAGCTGTAGGAATTTTAGCCGGGAAAAAGAGAGCCACTGCCTTGGATCTTGCCACCATGTCGATCGGGCAAACCAATAATGTGACGGCCATTCAGCTGCTTACGGCAGTTTCCGCAGTAGCTAACGGCGGGAACCTGATGAAGCCCCAATTGGTTAAAGAGATCGTGGGACCTTCGGGGAACGTGGTGGAATCCTTTGAACCTCAGGACGTGCGGCGTGTGATCAGCGAGGGTACTTCGAAAACTGCCCGGCAGATGCTGGAGTCTGTGGTCACCAACGGCACGGGTTACCGGGCCTTTCTGCCCGGATACCGGGTGGCGGGCAAGACCGGGACCGCCCAAAAAGTTGCCAATGGGGCGTACATACAAGGGGAATATATTGCTTCCTTTATCGCCTTTGCTCCGGCCGATAATCCCCAGCTGGCCATCCTTTGTGTGATCGATGGTGTGCCCTTTTACGGGGGATCTGTGGCGGCTCCGCCGGTGAGAGGGGTGCTGCAGGATTCTTTGAAATACTTAGGTGTGGAAATGGATCTGAAAGCCCCTCTGACGCTGGGCAAACCCCGCTTGGATATGCAGATACCTCCAGTGAAAAAAGCGGCAACGGTCCCCTCTGTTCTCGGGCTGACTCTGGCCGAGGCCGAAAAGTCTCTGCGGCAAGCCGGTTTTACCGTCCTGACGGAGGGCAGTGGAACGGTTGTTCAGGACCAAATTCCTCATGGGGATTCTAAAGTGGAAGAGGGATCCTCGGTGCTGCTCTATCTTGGTTCCGAGGCGGGAGCACCCACTTCAGGCAACTGGTGGGCCGTGGAAGAGGAAGTGGATATCGACATAGAAACCATGCTGCAAATGCCCTGGCGGCAGCCCTTAAGCCAATGA